In the genome of Enterococcus sp. DIV2402, the window TTCTCAATTCTCAAATATTTATTTAATTGATGTTATTACCACTTATTTACTTAAAAATGCTGAGTTTAGAGAAAAGATGTTTAAAACGAGGGAATCAATTGGAGATATTTAAAAAAAAATAAAAAAAGGCTGAAAATAAAGAAAATTATTTTCAGTCTTTTTTTTGTGTGAAAATAAGCAGAAACTAATTTTTAAATTATTTTCTAAAGAAAAGGCAATAAATTTGAAAATTATTACCGATATTTTATATTGCAATAATTATTTTCAGAATGTATGATGTCCTTAGAAAGGAAAATAAAGGTAATTAAGAAAGGGGTATTTTGTGAGCGTTTACGTACAACCATATACAATTCCGAATGTCACTATAAAACGTGAGGAAGAGCAATTATTTATTTCAATGGACAATGCCAAGGAGAACACTTATCAATTATTTTCAGGAAATCGTCCACATTTAGAAGCTATCAATAAAAAAATTGGAGAAAGTAAAAACAGTATGTTTCGTGTGACGCTTCCTGTCGATGAAGGGCCATACTACTTTGTTATTAAAGGAGAAGATTTTGAAACAAACATCTTTTCAGAAAGAGTTATTCAATTAAAGCAAGCGATTAATTTTCGTGATTTAGGAGGCTATCAAACAACAGATGGTCGCGTGACTCGTTGGGGATTATTGTTCAGAGGCGATCAGTTATCTAAGTTAGATGAAACTGACAGACGATTATTAGAAAAAATGAATTTGAAAACAATTGTTGATTATCGTTCCGAACACGAAAGAACTGTTAATCCGAATAAACAAATTGCGACCGTTATTCAAACTGTTCATTGTGATCCTCAATCAAGTTTTTCGGAAGCGGCAGCCAATGCGGTTGATCTGAATGAAGAAAATGTTAAACTTGTCCGCCAATTAGAAGAGGGAAAAATAGAATCAAAATACATTAACGGTAAAGGTGAAAATGTTATCGAGGACTATCAATTTTTAATTACTTCTGAACCAGCTAAAGAAGCATATAAGAAATTTTTACAGACATGTGCCGACGTAGCAAATGCACCTTTAGTTCATCATTGTCGTGGAGGAAAAGATCGAACTGGTTTAGGATCAATGTTTTTACTTTTATTACTAGGTGTCAAAGAAGAAGAAATTGTGAATGATTATATTTTAACTGGGATTATTCGTAAAGATAGAAACCAATTAAAATATGAACTTTATCAAGAACTGACAAAAAATGAAGACTATCTTGCGTATTTAATGGCAATGATTGAAACCAGAGAAGAATTTATTCGAGCAAGTATTGAGCGTATCAAAGAGTTATATCCAACAACAACGGATTATTTCATTCAGCATTTTGGTTTGACACAAGAACAAATTGATACAATGCGAGAGTTTTATTTAGAGGAGGGAATGAACAAATGACACAAGTCGCTGTAGTTGTAGCTAGCCATGGGGAATTTGCTAAATATGCTTTAAAAAGTGCCGAAATGATCGTCGGCACTCAAGAAAATTGTGGGGTTGTAACTGTTGGGATGGACGATACTTTACAAGATGCTATTCAAGAGATGCAGAATGAATTAAATCACTTAGATAGAAGTCAAGGAACAGTTATTTTAGTAGACATTTTAGGAGGAACGCCTTCTAATGTTAGTGGTCGTTTTGTTTTAACAGATGAAAGCGTTTTAGTTTTAAGTGGGTTGAATTTACCTTTGTTATTAGATTTATTAACCAATCGGGAGCGAAGCTTAGTAGAGATTGCGACTTCTTTAGAAAATTCATATCATGCAGGTTTTAATAATGTAACGGAGCTATTTAAAAAAGGAGAAGATGAAGATGAGTGTGAAATTTTGTAGAATTGATGATCGTTTGATTCATGGTCAAGTTGTAACAACCTGGGTAAATGTTCACCAAATTGAGCAAGTGATTATCGTAAATGAAACAGTCGCCAACGATAAAATTCAAGCAAATGTATTAAAAATGAGTGCACCACCAACCATTAAATTGCATATCTTTCCACCAGAAAAATTTTTAAATATCATTCAAAAAAACCCAATTAGTCGTAATACCATGCTTTTATTTGCGTCACCATTTGACGTTGAAACTTTGGTAAACGCTGGTTATGAGATTCCCAAATTAAATGTTGGGGGCATGAGAGGCAATGCGGAAAGAGCGAAGTTGACCAAAGCTGTTTCATTGACGCCAACAGAAAGAGAATCTTTTGAACGAATGTTAGCTAAAGGTATGGATATTGAAATTCAGATGGTACCAAGTGAAAGTATTATCAAAATGAAAGAGGTGCTGTAAAAATGACAACGTTTATTATTACAGTTTTTGCTTTTTTCGTTGGGATTGACGATGTGAGTACAAAATTATTTCGTCGACCACTTTTATTAGCGCCAATTATTGGCTTTATTTTGGGGGATGTTCAAGCTGGATTAGCGATTGGTGCTACATTAGAAATTATGTGGATGGGAATTGGAAATGTGGGCGCCTATATGGCACCAGATATTATCACTGGTACATTAATTAGTACCTCTTTAGCCATTATGAGTCGTGGAGATGGAAATTTAGAAACTACAGTTGCTACTGCGGTAACTTTAGCTGTACCAACCGCTTTGTTAGCGCAACAATTATTGGTATTAATTGAAACAGTCAATGTCTCATTAAATGGTTGGGCACAGCGTTTAGCAGATAATGCTGATGTAAAAGGAACCAAATGGCTAATATATCCTCCAGCAATTTTGACAGGAGTTGCCAGAGCTTTACCAACATTTATTGCTTTACAATTTGGGGCAGGTGCAATTCAAAAAGTGATTGATTTATTACCGGAATTTATTATTAGTGGTTTAGGAACAGCAGGTAAGATTATTCCAGCTGTTGGTATTGCGCTATTAATGATGTCTATGATTAAAAAAGTAGAGATGTGGTTGTTTTTGATTTTAGGCTTTGTTTTGGCATCGTATATCAATCTAGATGTTTTGCCAATTACGTTAATTGCACTCGTTATTGCTTATATTTATGATTTAGCCATTCAAAAACCACAAGTCGTTCAAGCTGTTTCATCCAATTTAGAGGAAGAGGAGTATGATTTATAATGGAGCAAAAACTGAC includes:
- a CDS encoding tyrosine-protein phosphatase: MSVYVQPYTIPNVTIKREEEQLFISMDNAKENTYQLFSGNRPHLEAINKKIGESKNSMFRVTLPVDEGPYYFVIKGEDFETNIFSERVIQLKQAINFRDLGGYQTTDGRVTRWGLLFRGDQLSKLDETDRRLLEKMNLKTIVDYRSEHERTVNPNKQIATVIQTVHCDPQSSFSEAAANAVDLNEENVKLVRQLEEGKIESKYINGKGENVIEDYQFLITSEPAKEAYKKFLQTCADVANAPLVHHCRGGKDRTGLGSMFLLLLLGVKEEEIVNDYILTGIIRKDRNQLKYELYQELTKNEDYLAYLMAMIETREEFIRASIERIKELYPTTTDYFIQHFGLTQEQIDTMREFYLEEGMNK
- a CDS encoding PTS mannose/fructose/sorbose/N-acetylgalactosamine transporter subunit IIC, with the protein product MTTFIITVFAFFVGIDDVSTKLFRRPLLLAPIIGFILGDVQAGLAIGATLEIMWMGIGNVGAYMAPDIITGTLISTSLAIMSRGDGNLETTVATAVTLAVPTALLAQQLLVLIETVNVSLNGWAQRLADNADVKGTKWLIYPPAILTGVARALPTFIALQFGAGAIQKVIDLLPEFIISGLGTAGKIIPAVGIALLMMSMIKKVEMWLFLILGFVLASYINLDVLPITLIALVIAYIYDLAIQKPQVVQAVSSNLEEEEYDL
- a CDS encoding PTS sugar transporter subunit IIA translates to MTQVAVVVASHGEFAKYALKSAEMIVGTQENCGVVTVGMDDTLQDAIQEMQNELNHLDRSQGTVILVDILGGTPSNVSGRFVLTDESVLVLSGLNLPLLLDLLTNRERSLVEIATSLENSYHAGFNNVTELFKKGEDEDECEIL
- a CDS encoding PTS system mannose/fructose/N-acetylgalactosamine-transporter subunit IIB, with translation MSVKFCRIDDRLIHGQVVTTWVNVHQIEQVIIVNETVANDKIQANVLKMSAPPTIKLHIFPPEKFLNIIQKNPISRNTMLLFASPFDVETLVNAGYEIPKLNVGGMRGNAERAKLTKAVSLTPTERESFERMLAKGMDIEIQMVPSESIIKMKEVL